A genomic window from Verrucomicrobiota bacterium includes:
- the sucD gene encoding succinate--CoA ligase subunit alpha, with amino-acid sequence MAILIQPDTKILIQGITGAFGARHAQLSLAYGTRVVAGVTPGKGGQLFENKVPIFDTVSQAVQATGATASAIFVPPPFAADAILEGIDAGLDVVVCITEGIPVMDMIRVKRAMQGSRTRLVGPNCPGVVSPGPGKDSHGGCRIGIAPGYIHKQGNIGVVSRSGTLTYEAVWQLTSRGVGQSTCVGIGGDPVNGTSHLDVLQLFMKDPDTHGIIMIGEIGGNGEEDAAEWIRRHGTKPVAGFIAGATAPPGRRMGHAGAIVSGGKGTAAAKIEAFRAAGIGVAATPSEMADTLLRMM; translated from the coding sequence ATGGCCATTCTGATTCAACCCGACACCAAGATCTTGATCCAGGGCATCACCGGTGCATTTGGCGCCCGCCACGCCCAGCTTTCGCTGGCTTACGGAACCCGGGTCGTGGCTGGAGTCACTCCGGGCAAGGGAGGACAACTTTTCGAGAACAAGGTCCCCATCTTCGACACCGTCTCCCAGGCGGTCCAAGCCACGGGCGCGACCGCCTCGGCCATTTTCGTCCCGCCACCCTTCGCGGCGGACGCGATCCTGGAAGGAATCGACGCCGGACTCGATGTGGTCGTGTGCATCACGGAGGGAATTCCGGTGATGGACATGATTCGGGTGAAACGCGCGATGCAAGGATCCCGCACTCGATTGGTGGGGCCGAACTGTCCAGGCGTGGTCAGTCCCGGTCCAGGGAAAGATTCGCACGGAGGCTGCCGGATCGGTATCGCTCCCGGCTACATTCATAAGCAGGGGAATATCGGCGTGGTTTCCCGCAGTGGCACGTTGACTTATGAGGCGGTTTGGCAATTGACCAGCCGCGGCGTCGGGCAGTCCACCTGCGTGGGCATCGGAGGAGATCCCGTGAATGGGACCAGTCACCTGGATGTCCTTCAGCTTTTCATGAAGGATCCCGACACGCATGGGATCATCATGATTGGGGAAATCGGCGGGAATGGCGAGGAAGACGCGGCGGAGTGGATCCGCCGTCACGGCACCAAACCGGTGGCAGGGTTCATCGCCGGAGCGACGGCTCCTCCGGGACGGCGGATGGGACACGCGGGCGCCATTGTCAGCGGGGGCAAAGGAACTGCCGCTGCCAAAATCGAGGCCTTTCGAGCCGCCGGCATTGGGGTCGCCGCGACTCCAAGCGAGATGGCTGACACGTTGTTGCGCATGATGTAG
- a CDS encoding class I SAM-dependent methyltransferase: MKPVDRLLRSWRCYHAAALLPPDAKLLDIGCGDGWFLRRLERKGRLASGLGVDQDPVSQPGGERIAFRQGSLPGLELGSAEFDAITMIAVLEHFPEQVLEDSVRCCHRWLRPGGKVILTVPSPRVDDILHLLIRLRLADGTHVEEHHGYEVDRTRPLFESAGFVCELHKTFQLGLNHLFVFRKPG; encoded by the coding sequence ATGAAACCAGTGGACCGCCTGCTGCGCTCCTGGCGCTGCTATCATGCGGCGGCGCTCCTTCCGCCGGACGCGAAACTCCTCGACATCGGCTGCGGCGACGGATGGTTCCTGCGCCGGCTGGAACGTAAAGGACGACTGGCCTCCGGACTCGGCGTCGATCAGGATCCCGTCTCGCAACCCGGCGGGGAACGGATCGCGTTCCGCCAAGGCTCGCTGCCCGGCTTGGAACTCGGGTCGGCTGAATTTGACGCGATCACGATGATCGCGGTCCTGGAACACTTCCCGGAACAAGTGCTCGAAGACTCCGTACGCTGCTGCCACCGGTGGCTCCGGCCGGGCGGCAAGGTCATTCTGACCGTGCCGTCGCCTCGAGTGGATGACATCCTCCATCTCTTGATCCGCCTGCGGCTGGCGGACGGAACCCACGTGGAGGAACACCACGGCTACGAAGTGGATCGGACGAGGCCGTTGTTCGAATCCGCGGGATTCGTTTGCGAACTTCACAAAACATTCCAGCTCGGACTCAACCACCTGTTCGTGTTTCGGAAGCCGGGATGA